From one Tetragenococcus osmophilus genomic stretch:
- the asnS gene encoding asparagine--tRNA ligase produces MEKIQIIDAQKHVGEVVKIGAWVANKRSSGKIAFLQLRDGTAYFQGVVVKNDVPEEIFHLAKELPQETSIWVTGEIREDSRSKFGYELGVQDIEVVGKSHDYPITPKEHGTEFLMDHRHLWLRSSRQHAIMQIRNEVIRATYEFFNSRHFTKVDPPILTGSAPEGTTDLFETNYFDQKAYLSQSGQLYMEAAAMAFGKVFSFGPTFRAEKSKTRRHLIEFWMMEPEMAFMHQEESLQIQEEYVAFLVQNLLDNCDYALHVLERDRTVLEKYTKLPYPRISYDDAVTLLQENGFDDIEWGEDFGAPHETFIANSFDQPVFILNYPKDTKPFYMKPHPTREDVVICADLIAPEGYGEIIGGSERATDYNYLLEQIRNQGLDENEYSWYLDLRRYGSVPHAGFGLGLERAVTWLAGIEHVREAIPFPRLLNRIYP; encoded by the coding sequence GTGGAAAAAATTCAAATTATCGATGCCCAAAAGCATGTAGGAGAAGTTGTAAAAATTGGCGCTTGGGTAGCTAATAAGCGTTCTAGCGGAAAGATTGCTTTTTTGCAATTACGTGATGGAACAGCTTATTTCCAAGGAGTTGTAGTGAAAAATGATGTCCCAGAAGAAATATTTCACTTAGCTAAAGAATTGCCTCAAGAAACTTCCATTTGGGTTACTGGCGAAATTCGAGAAGACAGCCGTTCAAAATTTGGCTATGAACTTGGGGTGCAAGATATTGAGGTTGTTGGAAAAAGTCATGACTATCCAATAACGCCTAAAGAACACGGCACAGAATTTCTAATGGACCACCGTCATTTGTGGTTACGTTCTTCTAGACAACATGCTATTATGCAGATTCGTAACGAAGTTATTCGTGCCACTTACGAATTTTTTAATTCCCGGCACTTTACAAAAGTAGATCCGCCGATTTTGACTGGATCTGCTCCAGAAGGAACAACAGATTTATTCGAAACGAACTATTTTGACCAAAAAGCTTATTTATCTCAATCAGGTCAACTTTATATGGAAGCTGCCGCAATGGCTTTTGGAAAAGTTTTTTCCTTTGGGCCAACTTTTCGGGCAGAAAAATCTAAAACTCGTCGTCATTTGATTGAGTTTTGGATGATGGAACCAGAAATGGCTTTTATGCATCAAGAAGAAAGCTTACAAATTCAAGAAGAATACGTCGCATTTTTAGTACAAAATCTATTGGATAATTGTGATTATGCGTTACACGTATTAGAACGTGACCGAACCGTATTAGAAAAATATACAAAATTACCTTATCCACGTATTTCATATGATGATGCCGTGACGCTATTACAAGAAAATGGCTTTGACGATATTGAGTGGGGTGAAGATTTCGGTGCACCGCACGAAACCTTTATTGCCAATTCGTTTGATCAACCTGTTTTCATTCTAAACTATCCAAAAGACACGAAGCCCTTTTATATGAAACCTCATCCGACAAGAGAAGATGTCGTGATCTGTGCTGATTTGATCGCTCCAGAAGGATACGGGGAAATCATTGGCGGCTCAGAACGGGCTACTGATTATAATTATCTATTAGAACAAATTAGAAACCAAGGCCTAGATGAAAATGAGTACTCTTGGTATTTGGATCTTCGTAGGTATGGTTCTGTTCCTCATGCTGGCTTTGGCTTAGGGTTAGAAAGAGCAGTTACATGGTTAGCTGGCATTGAACATGTACGAGAAGCTATCCCATTCCCACGTTTATTGAATCGAATTTATCCGTAA
- a CDS encoding pyridoxal phosphate-dependent aminotransferase, translating into MQFSKRSKNLEPSVTLGASEKAKQLKAQGADVLSLTVGEPDFTTPVHIQEAAIEAIRSGQTSFYTPTSGIPQLKQAIVAYLKKYYGLTYDTSETMVTDGAKFALYTLFQAILDPDDEVIIPVPYWVSYGEQVKLAAGTPIFVEGKEENQFKVTAEQLEEVTTEHTKAMILNSPSNPTGMIYSKEELEAIGEWAVKHDILIVSDDIYGRLVYDDNVFTPIATISEKIRRQTLIVNGVSKSYSMTGWRIGFVAGNKELIQAMSDIASQSTSNPAAVSQFAAAEALNGPQDSVEEMRKAFEERMKRIYPLLLEIPGVKLQKPQGAFYFFPNVKETMELCGYDDVTEFCDALLNEAHVATVTGQGFGSNENIRISYATDIRTLEEMVKRVKEFVEKKRKK; encoded by the coding sequence ATGCAATTTTCAAAAAGATCTAAGAATTTAGAGCCTTCTGTCACTTTAGGAGCTTCGGAAAAAGCCAAACAGTTAAAGGCCCAAGGAGCAGATGTTTTAAGTCTAACGGTAGGAGAGCCGGATTTTACAACACCTGTTCATATACAAGAAGCAGCAATTGAGGCAATTCGTTCAGGCCAAACGAGTTTTTATACACCAACTTCTGGAATTCCTCAATTAAAACAAGCCATTGTTGCTTATCTAAAGAAATACTATGGTTTGACTTATGACACTTCTGAAACAATGGTGACAGATGGGGCGAAATTTGCGCTTTATACCTTATTTCAAGCGATTTTGGACCCAGACGATGAAGTTATTATTCCCGTTCCATATTGGGTAAGTTACGGCGAACAAGTAAAATTAGCAGCAGGTACGCCAATTTTTGTCGAAGGAAAAGAAGAAAACCAATTTAAAGTGACAGCTGAACAGTTAGAAGAAGTAACTACTGAACATACCAAAGCCATGATTTTAAATTCTCCTTCAAATCCAACGGGGATGATTTATAGTAAAGAAGAACTTGAAGCTATCGGTGAATGGGCCGTTAAACATGATATTTTAATTGTTTCTGATGATATTTATGGACGGTTAGTTTATGATGACAATGTCTTTACACCTATAGCAACAATTTCAGAAAAAATTCGTCGACAAACATTAATTGTTAACGGCGTTTCCAAATCTTATTCCATGACAGGTTGGCGTATCGGATTTGTCGCTGGAAATAAAGAGTTGATTCAAGCAATGTCAGATATTGCCTCTCAATCAACAAGTAATCCTGCAGCAGTTAGTCAATTTGCAGCAGCAGAAGCTTTGAATGGACCGCAAGATTCTGTGGAAGAAATGCGGAAAGCTTTTGAAGAACGAATGAAACGTATTTACCCATTGTTGCTAGAAATCCCTGGCGTTAAATTACAAAAACCACAAGGCGCATTTTATTTCTTCCCTAATGTAAAAGAAACGATGGAGTTGTGTGGTTATGATGATGTCACTGAATTTTGCGATGCTTTACTAAACGAAGCACACGTAGCAACAGTTACTGGTCAAGGATTTGGTTCTAATGAAAACATTCGAATCAGTTACGCAACAGATATTAGAACTTTAGAAGAAATGGTTAAACGCGTAAAAGAATTCGTAGAGAAAAAAAGAAAAAAGTAA
- a CDS encoding DUF5590 domain-containing protein produces the protein MPDNDKREKYKVTALFVISMVLLFVIFFSIIFYIRASRPMRQARQEAVEIAEEYANIDTVDDFYWFTREETYFTVMGKDENDRALAVIIPKSGDKVRVEEQSEGLSEQEAKQAVLQEHEDETIEKASLGIVDNDPVWEVVTTDENDDEGSNYYLLQFQDGEEVKNLRDI, from the coding sequence GTGCCGGATAACGATAAAAGAGAAAAATATAAAGTAACTGCTTTGTTTGTGATTAGTATGGTTTTACTTTTTGTTATTTTCTTTTCTATCATCTTCTACATTCGCGCGTCACGACCAATGCGGCAAGCTAGACAAGAAGCTGTAGAAATTGCTGAAGAGTATGCAAATATTGATACTGTGGATGATTTTTATTGGTTTACGCGTGAGGAAACTTATTTTACCGTTATGGGAAAAGATGAGAATGATAGAGCACTCGCTGTAATTATTCCAAAATCTGGTGATAAAGTAAGAGTAGAAGAGCAAAGTGAAGGATTGAGTGAACAAGAAGCTAAGCAAGCCGTATTGCAAGAGCATGAAGATGAGACAATCGAAAAAGCTAGTTTGGGAATAGTAGATAACGATCCGGTTTGGGAAGTAGTTACGACCGATGAAAATGATGATGAAGGTAGTAACTATTATTTATTACAATTCCAAGATGGAGAAGAAGTTAAAAATCTCCGTGATATCTAG
- a CDS encoding helicase C-terminal domain-containing protein translates to MNTTYAVVDIETTGTDPETDRIIQFGCVLVENDEIISRFAVDINPIKPISNQIQHLTHISNQRVKKALYFEDVAATIYNLLADTTFVAHNIHFDYNFLNHEMVRCGMPELQIPGIDTVELAQIFLPTEVSFRLNDLAESLGLQHDSPHQADSDAEVTAYLLLHIKDTIEKLPLVTLEKISQLSEMTSKETDLFIKQMTLQAQTNPQPLDSSLQVIDGIALRKKEVPLFEEPYYERHYPKTKKEKVKLYQEQLTYRKEQGQLMNTVFRHFAESEEKDLLIEASTGMGKTIGYLLPAAFLATPENPLIISTVSILLQHQLIDQDIPLLNRLVDQPLYATVVKSKSHYIDLQRFKATLESPVQQKQYALYQMGILVWLTQTTTGDLDELNLIRLDHLLFQEITHRGIDYLSAQQPFYQEDFLRHLQKRMAQSNILIINHAFLAQETQRSQPLLPESHYLLIDEAHHLPETMEKVSKHYLDTFAFQRKVHQFHEEGQLFDQIENMLKDDAESLRLFSLYQEELQAIIECQEDLLSEWFTDWPLQEEVILQAEQREKLPLSGEKEIQRLLLYYQELLSIQSQLNEYLNTISDAWLDRQRVYFGEFLSFYEEMKTQASFMNDWLTNWSSAYVHWLYLYGNKKTARLQLIDFQAAILPNTSWYERYDKIIYLGGTLKVPKNRNYFAKKLGIPEAPLKVIPQTYNYEQQAKLLITSDDVKINELSNNKYADYLAKNLTILLENTTQPALVLFTSHEILQKVYKKMHQHFLSKGREILAQGMGGSKEKLLKRFIQSKQSILFGADSFWEGVDLPGDALQLLIVTRLPFENPNRPLIQARNYYLNEQGLDSFSQESLPKAALKLRQGLGRLIRSEKDKGLMILFDRRIVTKSYGKRLEKALPKELPVQEATIYEMKQLMEEFLQNP, encoded by the coding sequence ATGAATACCACTTATGCAGTTGTAGATATCGAAACAACAGGAACCGATCCTGAGACTGATCGCATCATTCAATTTGGTTGTGTTTTAGTAGAAAATGATGAAATTATCAGTCGTTTTGCTGTAGATATTAATCCTATTAAACCAATTTCAAATCAAATCCAACATTTGACACATATTTCAAATCAACGTGTAAAAAAGGCGCTCTATTTTGAAGATGTCGCAGCTACTATTTATAATTTGTTAGCTGATACGACATTTGTAGCTCACAACATTCATTTTGACTACAATTTTTTAAATCATGAAATGGTACGCTGTGGTATGCCGGAATTACAAATTCCAGGTATTGATACGGTGGAATTGGCGCAGATTTTTTTACCTACTGAAGTTAGTTTTCGCTTAAATGATTTAGCCGAAAGCTTGGGACTTCAACATGACTCGCCTCATCAAGCTGATAGCGATGCTGAAGTGACGGCTTATTTATTGTTACATATTAAAGATACGATAGAAAAACTACCTTTAGTTACCTTAGAAAAAATCAGTCAATTAAGTGAGATGACCAGTAAAGAAACGGATTTGTTTATCAAACAAATGACACTTCAAGCACAAACAAATCCACAACCACTAGATTCTTCTTTACAAGTAATAGATGGAATTGCTCTGCGAAAAAAAGAAGTGCCATTATTTGAAGAGCCATATTATGAACGGCATTATCCTAAAACAAAAAAAGAAAAAGTCAAACTTTACCAAGAACAGTTAACCTATCGTAAAGAACAAGGTCAATTAATGAATACAGTTTTTCGCCATTTTGCAGAAAGCGAAGAAAAAGACTTATTGATTGAAGCATCTACTGGTATGGGAAAAACAATTGGTTATTTATTACCCGCGGCCTTTCTGGCAACGCCGGAAAATCCGCTTATTATTAGTACGGTTTCTATTTTGCTGCAACATCAACTGATTGACCAAGATATTCCTTTGTTGAATCGTTTGGTTGATCAGCCATTATATGCGACTGTAGTTAAAAGCAAAAGTCATTATATTGATTTACAACGTTTTAAAGCTACCTTAGAATCTCCTGTCCAGCAGAAGCAATATGCCCTTTATCAAATGGGGATTTTGGTATGGTTGACACAAACCACAACGGGAGATTTGGATGAGTTAAATTTAATTCGTCTGGATCATTTGTTATTTCAAGAAATTACTCATCGGGGTATAGATTATTTGTCTGCTCAGCAGCCATTTTATCAAGAAGATTTCTTACGTCATCTACAAAAACGTATGGCACAAAGCAATATTTTAATTATTAATCATGCGTTTTTAGCTCAAGAAACTCAGCGTAGCCAACCGTTGTTACCTGAAAGTCACTATCTACTTATCGATGAAGCTCATCACTTGCCTGAAACAATGGAAAAAGTATCCAAGCATTATCTTGATACCTTTGCCTTTCAACGAAAAGTTCATCAATTTCATGAAGAAGGACAATTATTTGATCAAATTGAGAACATGTTAAAAGATGATGCAGAAAGTTTGCGTTTGTTTTCCTTGTATCAAGAAGAACTACAAGCAATTATCGAATGCCAAGAGGACCTGCTTTCTGAATGGTTTACAGATTGGCCACTACAAGAAGAAGTTATTTTACAAGCAGAGCAACGAGAAAAATTGCCGCTATCCGGAGAAAAAGAGATTCAGCGGTTGTTATTATATTACCAAGAATTGCTTAGTATACAATCGCAGTTAAATGAATATTTAAATACGATTAGCGATGCTTGGTTAGATCGTCAGCGAGTTTATTTCGGGGAATTTCTTTCCTTTTATGAAGAAATGAAGACACAAGCTTCATTTATGAATGATTGGTTGACGAATTGGTCCTCAGCTTATGTACATTGGCTTTATTTATATGGAAACAAAAAAACAGCGCGCTTGCAGTTAATTGATTTTCAAGCTGCCATTTTACCTAATACAAGTTGGTATGAACGCTATGATAAAATCATTTATCTCGGAGGCACTTTGAAAGTTCCTAAGAATAGAAACTATTTTGCAAAGAAATTAGGGATACCTGAAGCGCCACTAAAAGTTATTCCACAGACCTATAATTATGAGCAACAAGCGAAACTTTTAATTACAAGTGATGATGTTAAAATCAATGAATTAAGTAATAACAAATACGCCGACTATTTGGCAAAAAATCTAACTATCCTTTTGGAAAATACGACACAACCTGCTTTAGTCTTATTTACTTCTCATGAGATTCTGCAAAAAGTTTACAAGAAAATGCATCAGCACTTTTTAAGTAAAGGACGAGAAATTCTTGCCCAAGGAATGGGTGGTAGTAAAGAAAAGCTACTCAAACGGTTTATTCAATCGAAACAATCGATTTTGTTTGGTGCCGATAGTTTTTGGGAAGGAGTGGATCTACCCGGAGACGCTTTGCAATTATTAATTGTTACTCGTCTACCTTTTGAAAATCCTAACCGGCCACTTATTCAGGCAAGAAACTATTACTTAAACGAACAAGGTCTCGACTCTTTCTCACAAGAAAGCCTCCCTAAAGCGGCTTTGAAATTAAGACAAGGATTAGGAAGGCTGATTCGATCAGAAAAGGATAAAGGATTGATGATCCTATTCGACCGGCGTATAGTAACGAAAAGTTATGGGAAACGATTAGAAAAGGCTTTGCCCAAAGAACTGCCTGTTCAAGAGGCTACGATATATGAAATGAAGCAACTTATGGAAGAATTTTTACAAAACCCATAA
- a CDS encoding cold-shock protein, with the protein METGTVKWFNAEKGYGFITGEDGNDVFVHFSAIQEEGFKTLEEGQSVTFDIEEGQRGPQATNVVKA; encoded by the coding sequence ATGGAAACAGGTACAGTGAAATGGTTTAACGCAGAAAAAGGTTATGGTTTTATTACAGGTGAAGATGGTAACGATGTATTCGTTCACTTTTCAGCTATCCAAGAAGAAGGATTCAAAACCTTAGAAGAAGGCCAATCCGTAACTTTCGATATCGAAGAAGGCCAACGCGGACCACAAGCTACTAATGTAGTAAAAGCTTAA
- a CDS encoding Y-family DNA polymerase, whose product MVYFDYEKEPLRDILFIDVKSFYATVECIFHDWDPLETMLVVASHADNTGNGLILAASPKAKEVLGISNVSRVDHLPDHPLLKQVPPRMKLYIKENMALNRLFETYVAPEDLLIYSIDESILDVTRSLNLFFPSPHLSRQEKRWKMAQKIQKEIYEKTGLILSIGIGDNPLLGKLALDTDAKYQKANNYTAEWSYRDIENKVWQVHPMTEFWGIGTRTKKQLAKIGINTIEQLANSNVDLLYYRFGVIGEQLYHHANGIDRTILSETPPKVKEKSYGNSQVLPKNYTDQREIEIVIGELAEQVAARIRRHDCLTSCIHLYIGTAYGESDSGFSHQMTIPATNTNKELKAHCLRLFRKYYDKQAIRHVGITYSKLVYTQAREIDLFSEADQRLTEERLDKVVDKIRAKYGFASIVYATSKLEGARSIARSHLVGGHNGGAGGLDGLT is encoded by the coding sequence TTGGTTTATTTTGATTATGAAAAAGAACCTTTACGCGATATTTTATTTATTGATGTGAAAAGTTTTTATGCTACAGTGGAATGTATCTTTCACGATTGGGACCCTTTAGAAACTATGCTAGTAGTCGCTAGCCACGCCGATAACACAGGCAATGGTTTAATTCTAGCTGCCTCTCCTAAAGCTAAAGAAGTCTTAGGGATTTCTAATGTTTCGCGCGTAGACCATTTGCCTGATCACCCTTTATTAAAACAAGTACCTCCACGTATGAAATTGTATATTAAAGAAAACATGGCACTAAATCGGCTATTTGAAACTTACGTCGCTCCTGAAGATTTATTAATTTATTCAATTGATGAATCGATTTTAGACGTGACACGTTCCTTGAATCTATTTTTCCCAAGTCCTCATTTGTCTCGCCAAGAAAAACGATGGAAGATGGCACAAAAAATCCAAAAAGAAATCTATGAAAAAACAGGATTAATTCTTTCAATAGGAATTGGCGACAACCCTTTATTAGGAAAACTGGCTTTAGATACCGACGCCAAATATCAAAAAGCAAATAACTATACCGCTGAATGGAGCTATCGCGATATCGAAAATAAAGTTTGGCAAGTTCATCCGATGACGGAATTTTGGGGCATTGGTACACGTACAAAAAAACAACTAGCTAAAATTGGCATTAATACCATCGAACAATTGGCTAATTCAAATGTGGACTTACTTTATTACCGCTTTGGTGTTATTGGCGAACAGCTTTACCATCATGCAAATGGCATCGATCGAACAATTCTAAGTGAAACACCTCCTAAAGTAAAAGAAAAATCTTACGGAAATAGCCAAGTTTTACCTAAAAACTATACCGATCAACGAGAAATTGAGATTGTTATCGGTGAATTAGCAGAACAAGTGGCTGCTCGAATCCGCCGTCACGATTGCTTAACTTCATGTATACATCTTTATATCGGTACAGCTTACGGCGAAAGTGATAGCGGGTTTTCTCATCAAATGACGATCCCTGCGACCAACACTAATAAAGAATTAAAAGCTCATTGCTTACGTTTATTTCGTAAGTATTATGACAAGCAAGCTATTCGTCATGTGGGCATTACTTATTCCAAATTAGTTTATACGCAAGCACGGGAAATAGATTTATTTTCAGAAGCTGATCAACGTTTAACTGAAGAACGCCTAGATAAAGTGGTTGATAAAATCCGTGCTAAATACGGTTTTGCTTCCATTGTTTATGCTACTAGTAAATTAGAGGGCGCACGCAGTATTGCTCGTAGCCATTTAGTTGGGGGACATAACGGTGGTGCTGGCGGCTTAGATGGTCTCACTTGA
- a CDS encoding heavy metal translocating P-type ATPase — protein sequence MSTTHEHQQHTDHSSMDHDHDHSGHSGMDHSMHMGNLKPKFFISLILTIPIILMSPMMGIDLPFQFQFAGSEWIVLILATILFFYGGMPFLQGAKMELSSKEPAMMTLISLGITVAYIYSLYAFVMNNFVPQTAHVMDFFWELATLIVIMLLGHWVEMNAVSNAGSALEKMAQLLPNTAHVVDDNGDTKDVSLQEVQEGQHVLIKAGEKIPTDGTVVKGSTSVNEAMVTGEAKDVEKEQKDTVIGGSVNGSGTITVEVTGTGESGYLSQVMTLVENAQNEKSRVETLSDRVAKWLFYIALAAGILAFIGGFITSDLSTAFERMVTVLIIACPHALGLAIPLVIARSTSLGAKNGLLLQNREALETAKNADVILMDKTGTLTEGNFAVNNYRSFSEDYTADQVLTYISALEQNSSHPLAIGILNKAEELSLDIPEASDVENLPGVGLKGTVDGKNIKVASVSYLNKQSIDYDKNDFNELSKQGNSVSFLLIDEKNIGLVAQGDQIKPSAKSMIQSLKDQDIEPVMLTGDNQQVAQAVAKELGIDDVHAELMPEDKEKMVKDYRDNGQVVMMVGDGVNDAPSLARADIGIAIGAGTDVAIDSADVILVKSDPSDIMHFLTLAKRTQRKMVQNIWWGAGYNIVAIPLAAGVLAPIGIILSPAVGAIVMSLSTIIVAINAMLLKID from the coding sequence ATGAGTACAACACATGAACATCAACAACATACAGATCATTCTTCAATGGACCACGATCATGATCATAGCGGACATTCTGGAATGGATCATTCCATGCATATGGGAAATTTAAAACCTAAATTTTTTATTTCTTTAATCTTGACCATTCCGATTATTTTAATGTCACCAATGATGGGGATCGATCTACCTTTTCAATTTCAATTCGCTGGTTCTGAATGGATCGTATTGATCTTGGCTACTATTTTATTCTTTTATGGAGGGATGCCTTTCCTACAAGGAGCAAAAATGGAGCTATCTTCTAAAGAACCCGCAATGATGACGTTAATCTCTCTAGGCATTACAGTAGCTTATATCTACAGTCTATATGCCTTTGTCATGAATAATTTTGTGCCACAAACTGCTCATGTCATGGACTTTTTCTGGGAATTAGCTACACTAATTGTCATTATGCTACTAGGTCACTGGGTAGAAATGAACGCAGTAAGTAATGCTGGCAGTGCATTAGAAAAAATGGCTCAGTTATTACCAAATACCGCCCACGTTGTCGACGATAATGGAGATACAAAAGATGTTTCGTTACAAGAAGTGCAAGAAGGGCAACATGTATTAATTAAAGCTGGTGAAAAAATTCCAACAGACGGTACAGTTGTAAAAGGCTCGACCAGTGTTAACGAAGCAATGGTTACCGGTGAAGCTAAAGACGTGGAAAAGGAACAAAAGGACACTGTTATTGGTGGTTCTGTTAATGGTTCTGGCACAATTACCGTTGAAGTAACAGGTACGGGTGAATCTGGTTACCTTTCCCAAGTAATGACACTTGTCGAAAATGCACAAAATGAAAAATCAAGAGTCGAAACTCTTTCGGATAGAGTTGCCAAATGGTTATTTTATATTGCGTTAGCTGCTGGGATTTTAGCGTTTATCGGTGGGTTCATTACCTCTGATTTAAGTACAGCTTTTGAACGTATGGTTACCGTTCTTATCATTGCTTGTCCGCATGCTTTAGGACTTGCAATTCCTTTAGTTATTGCACGTTCGACTTCTTTGGGTGCCAAAAATGGGTTACTATTACAAAACCGAGAAGCTTTGGAAACAGCAAAAAATGCGGATGTCATTTTAATGGACAAAACAGGTACATTAACTGAAGGTAATTTTGCTGTAAATAATTATCGTTCATTTAGTGAGGACTACACAGCTGATCAAGTACTCACTTACATTTCAGCACTAGAACAAAATTCTAGCCATCCATTAGCCATCGGTATTTTAAACAAAGCTGAAGAATTATCTTTAGATATCCCTGAAGCTTCTGATGTCGAAAACTTACCTGGCGTCGGACTCAAAGGAACCGTAGATGGAAAAAATATTAAAGTAGCAAGTGTTTCTTATTTGAATAAACAATCGATTGATTATGATAAAAACGATTTTAACGAACTATCGAAGCAAGGAAATTCAGTTAGTTTCTTATTAATCGATGAAAAAAATATTGGTCTAGTTGCTCAAGGTGATCAAATAAAACCTAGCGCTAAATCCATGATACAATCCTTAAAAGATCAAGATATCGAACCTGTCATGTTAACAGGAGATAATCAACAAGTAGCTCAAGCTGTCGCGAAAGAATTAGGTATTGATGATGTACATGCAGAATTAATGCCTGAAGATAAAGAAAAAATGGTCAAAGATTATCGCGATAACGGCCAAGTTGTTATGATGGTTGGCGATGGTGTCAATGACGCACCTAGTTTGGCAAGAGCAGATATTGGTATAGCCATTGGCGCTGGTACAGACGTTGCTATCGACTCAGCTGATGTAATATTAGTCAAAAGTGACCCATCTGATATCATGCACTTCCTAACGTTAGCTAAACGTACGCAACGTAAGATGGTACAAAATATCTGGTGGGGTGCTGGATACAACATTGTAGCTATCCCATTAGCAGCTGGTGTCTTAGCTCCAATTGGTATCATTTTAAGCCCAGCAGTCGGCGCAATTGTGATGTCACTAAGTACGATTATTGTTGCTATTAATGCTATGTTGCTAAAAATTGATTAA
- a CDS encoding ABC transporter permease: MFLALKEMRYSKLRFGLIIGMMVLIAYVVFMLSGLARGLAEEFKKGVEDWQAEEIVLSDEANKTLTASQLTRGNIDDVQSSTKAPIGLYSGAIKGTQQDITVFGSTKQAFLLPKLTQGENFKNKNDIIISQNLADTGYQVGDKINIGQYEEDLTITGIFPESYYTVSPVVYTDLETWTSLKFGDQPFASDEEKPINAIATEEKVTQVENEEDLDLLTTPELIENIPGYSAQNLTLDAMIYFLFVTATAVIGIFMYVITLQKNAIFGVMKAQGIQNWFIAKSIIAQSFVIGILGTGVAMILAYLTSLVLPTAMPFAIIWSQWLLYSFVLVSVAIIGGLFSIRSVAKVDPITAIGG, from the coding sequence ATGTTTTTAGCATTAAAAGAAATGCGTTATTCTAAATTACGTTTTGGCTTAATAATTGGAATGATGGTTTTAATTGCTTATGTCGTCTTTATGCTCTCTGGATTAGCAAGAGGATTAGCAGAAGAATTTAAAAAAGGCGTAGAAGACTGGCAAGCTGAAGAAATTGTTTTATCTGATGAAGCAAATAAAACACTTACTGCTTCTCAGCTAACAAGAGGCAATATTGATGATGTTCAAAGTTCTACTAAAGCTCCCATTGGTTTATACAGCGGAGCGATTAAAGGCACTCAACAAGATATCACAGTTTTTGGTAGTACTAAGCAAGCTTTTTTATTGCCTAAACTAACCCAAGGAGAAAATTTCAAAAATAAAAATGATATTATCATTTCACAAAATCTAGCAGATACAGGCTATCAAGTTGGCGATAAAATTAATATTGGTCAATACGAAGAAGACTTAACTATTACTGGTATTTTCCCCGAGTCTTACTATACCGTAAGCCCCGTAGTTTATACGGATTTAGAAACGTGGACATCATTGAAGTTTGGCGATCAACCATTTGCTTCTGATGAGGAAAAACCAATCAACGCCATTGCTACAGAAGAAAAAGTAACACAAGTAGAAAATGAAGAAGATTTAGATCTCTTGACGACTCCCGAATTAATTGAAAATATTCCTGGTTATTCGGCTCAAAATCTCACATTAGATGCTATGATTTATTTCTTATTTGTAACAGCTACAGCCGTCATAGGCATTTTTATGTATGTTATTACATTACAGAAAAACGCCATTTTTGGTGTGATGAAAGCACAAGGCATACAGAATTGGTTTATAGCAAAATCAATCATTGCTCAATCATTCGTAATAGGGATATTGGGCACTGGTGTTGCGATGATACTTGCTTACCTTACAAGTCTAGTCTTACCTACTGCGATGCCTTTTGCCATTATTTGGTCCCAATGGCTACTTTATAGTTTCGTTTTAGTTTCAGTCGCTATTATAGGTGGATTATTCTCGATACGATCAGTCGCTAAAGTTGACCCCATTACCGCTATAGGAGGATAA